Proteins found in one Aquibium microcysteis genomic segment:
- a CDS encoding ferredoxin:protochlorophyllide reductase (ATP-dependent) subunit N, whose protein sequence is MNAMPPRIGAQDCGPAAPLRQRGQHEVFCGLTSIIWLHRKVQDAFFLIVGSRTCAHLMQSAAGVMIFAEPRFGTAIIEERDLAGMADLHEELDRVVARLLSRRPDIRMLVLVGSCPSEVIKLDLGKAAERLARLHAPATRVLHFSGSGIETTFTQGEDNFLAALVRELPAADAKAPPSLMVAGALPDVVEDQFRRIFDALGIGPVAFLPSRASSGLPAVGAATRVLLAQPYLGEAARALEARGATVLAAPFPLGEEGTTAWLRAAADAFGVAPGRFDAITRAGRRRAREAVGRRRAELEGRRVFLFPDSQLEPSIARFLAREAGAEIVEIGSPYLHRQHLAGEFALLPPGIPFSEGQDVDRQLDRCRAARPDLAVCGMGLANPLEAEGIATKWSIELVFTPVQGYEQAGDLAELFVRPLARRAVLKLGA, encoded by the coding sequence ATGAACGCGATGCCGCCCCGGATCGGCGCGCAGGACTGCGGCCCCGCCGCGCCCCTGCGGCAGCGCGGCCAGCACGAAGTCTTCTGCGGCCTGACCTCGATCATCTGGCTGCACCGCAAGGTGCAGGACGCCTTCTTCCTGATCGTCGGGTCGCGCACCTGCGCCCATCTCATGCAGTCCGCCGCGGGCGTCATGATCTTCGCCGAGCCACGGTTCGGCACCGCCATCATCGAGGAGCGCGACCTCGCCGGAATGGCAGACCTGCACGAGGAACTCGACCGCGTGGTGGCGCGCCTGCTCTCGCGCCGGCCGGACATCCGCATGCTGGTGCTGGTCGGCTCCTGTCCGTCCGAAGTGATCAAGCTCGACCTCGGCAAGGCCGCCGAGCGGCTCGCCCGCCTGCATGCGCCGGCGACGCGGGTGCTGCACTTCTCGGGAAGCGGCATCGAGACGACCTTCACGCAGGGCGAGGACAATTTCCTGGCGGCGCTGGTGCGCGAACTGCCGGCGGCGGACGCCAAGGCGCCGCCGTCGCTGATGGTGGCGGGGGCGCTGCCGGACGTCGTGGAGGACCAGTTCCGCCGAATCTTCGATGCGCTGGGCATCGGCCCGGTCGCTTTCCTGCCGTCGCGCGCCTCCTCGGGACTGCCGGCGGTCGGCGCCGCGACGCGCGTGCTTTTGGCGCAGCCCTATCTCGGCGAGGCGGCGCGGGCGCTGGAGGCGCGCGGCGCCACTGTGCTCGCCGCGCCGTTCCCGCTCGGCGAGGAGGGCACCACCGCCTGGCTGCGCGCGGCCGCGGACGCCTTCGGCGTGGCGCCGGGCCGCTTCGATGCCATCACCCGGGCCGGACGGCGGCGCGCGCGCGAGGCGGTGGGGCGCCGTCGTGCCGAACTCGAAGGCCGGCGCGTGTTCCTGTTTCCCGATTCGCAGCTCGAGCCCTCCATCGCGCGCTTCCTGGCGCGCGAGGCGGGCGCCGAGATCGTCGAGATCGGTTCGCCCTACCTGCACCGCCAGCATCTGGCCGGCGAGTTCGCGCTGCTGCCGCCCGGAATTCCGTTCTCCGAGGGCCAGGACGTCGATCGCCAGCTCGACCGCTGCCGCGCCGCGCGGCCCGATCTCGCGGTGTGCGGCATGGGCCTCGCCAATCCGCTCGAGGCCGAGGGCATCGCCACCAAATGGTCGATCGAGCTCGTCTTCACCCCGGTGCAGGGCTACGAGCAGGCCGGCGACCTCGCCGAACTCTTCGTGCGGCCGCTCGCGCGCCGCGCCGTGCTGAAGCTGGGGGCCTGA
- the bchF gene encoding 2-vinyl bacteriochlorophyllide hydratase, which produces MREAPAEGSARRPLYTPEQRLRRDATAWTVVQGVLAPLQFVVFLASLILILRYLATGEGIAAANASVVAKTCVLYAIMVTGSIWEKIVFGRWLFAPAFFWEDVFSMLVLALHTAYLVALFRGTLDPAGLMLLALAAYAAYVVNATQFLVKLRAARLDAARVRAVLPEAGR; this is translated from the coding sequence ATGAGGGAGGCACCAGCAGAGGGTTCGGCCAGACGCCCGCTCTACACGCCCGAGCAACGGCTTCGGCGCGATGCGACCGCCTGGACGGTCGTGCAGGGTGTGCTCGCCCCGCTGCAGTTCGTGGTTTTCCTGGCCAGCCTGATCCTCATCCTGCGGTATCTCGCGACCGGCGAGGGGATCGCGGCCGCCAATGCGTCGGTGGTCGCCAAGACCTGCGTCCTCTACGCCATCATGGTCACCGGCTCGATCTGGGAAAAGATCGTCTTCGGCCGCTGGCTCTTCGCCCCCGCCTTCTTCTGGGAAGACGTCTTCTCGATGCTGGTGCTGGCGCTGCACACCGCCTATCTCGTCGCGCTCTTCCGGGGCACGCTTGACCCGGCGGGCCTGATGCTCCTGGCGCTCGCGGCATATGCAGCCTACGTCGTCAACGCCACGCAGTTCCTGGTGAAGCTGCGCGCCGCGAGGCTCGACGCCGCCCGCGTCCGAGCCGTGCTTCCGGAGGCAGGCCGATGA
- a CDS encoding cobalamin B12-binding domain-containing protein produces MPVGRGHGERRSHGAELDVSERLAATLRENVVPMLVGRNAQGRPQRRGGVSSRSPAIDDFTRLLLDENSSRCEDVLEGFVSLDGDPQAATEELLAPAARLVGEYWRMDICDFMQVTVVMTRIQRLFWRLATEYPAVGAVRPGRTALLAPTPGEQHSFGLSIVEDALRRDGWHVDCCGCGDGPDLFRLAESGHYALVGLSLSGSALLPELASAIARLKSSMRNKSATILVGGPIFVDKPELALEVGADSLALNARHAVAIAALSDDRAGGTRPTVAAGMNWNSKVSDGQAGFTGRVPLVSRQWPVLEGAGR; encoded by the coding sequence GTGCCGGTCGGCCGCGGTCATGGCGAGCGCAGATCCCATGGCGCCGAGCTCGATGTTTCGGAGCGGCTCGCCGCCACCCTGCGCGAGAACGTCGTGCCCATGCTCGTCGGGCGCAATGCCCAGGGCAGGCCCCAGCGCCGCGGCGGTGTGTCCTCGCGAAGCCCGGCCATCGACGACTTCACCCGCCTCCTCCTCGACGAGAACAGTTCGCGCTGCGAGGACGTGCTGGAAGGTTTCGTGTCGCTCGACGGTGACCCGCAGGCGGCGACCGAGGAACTGCTCGCGCCGGCGGCGCGCCTCGTCGGCGAGTACTGGCGCATGGACATCTGCGACTTCATGCAGGTGACGGTCGTCATGACCCGGATCCAGCGACTGTTCTGGCGGCTGGCGACGGAGTATCCCGCGGTCGGCGCGGTCCGCCCGGGGCGGACGGCGCTGCTCGCTCCGACGCCTGGCGAACAGCATTCCTTCGGCCTCAGCATCGTGGAGGATGCCTTGCGGCGCGATGGCTGGCACGTCGACTGCTGTGGCTGCGGCGATGGCCCGGACCTGTTCAGGCTGGCGGAGAGCGGCCACTATGCCCTCGTCGGCCTTTCGCTCTCCGGTTCGGCGCTGCTGCCCGAACTCGCGTCTGCGATCGCCAGACTGAAGTCTTCGATGCGCAACAAATCGGCCACCATTCTTGTCGGCGGACCGATATTCGTCGATAAGCCGGAACTGGCATTGGAGGTCGGGGCCGATTCCCTGGCCCTGAACGCTCGGCATGCGGTGGCCATCGCCGCCCTATCCGACGACAGGGCGGGCGGTACGCGTCCGACGGTCGCCGCCGGTATGAACTGGAACTCGAAAGTCTCAGATGGACAAGCTGGTTTCACGGGACGTGTGCCGCTCGTTTCGCGACAGTGGCCGGTTCTTGAAGGAGCTGGACGCTGA
- the ppsR gene encoding transcriptional regulator PpsR, which produces MKELDAEAVSTIVTAGADIALVLSPDGDILDIAYRDSELKAWGLDGWVGRHWQDTVTIESREKLRDLLSDAATVQITRSRQVNHPGTGTRDLPVSYRLASIPGSGARLALGSDSRSMADMQQRLVRAQFEMERDYRRVRDIEARYRIIFHLAYEPLLVVDSQSFKVMDANEAAARLFARPAKKLTGSPVTAAFARTEQQAVSEALSAIAARGREDVITARIATLDEPLSIRVTPFREFGRTNLLVCFLADRDLEGGVSSVSAMLSLAESLPDGLVVVDGEGRVLEANMAFLDMIRVVGFDRIEGKSADAWIGGSAVDLQVLIANLREHGSVRRFSTMVRDDLGGTETVEISATRVAGHDGPRYGLSVRTAPRGDAVPSPLGAMNAQSAGQLTELVGRVPLKDLVRDTADIIEKLCIEAALKLTDNNRASAADMLGLSRQSLYIKLRRYGISDVEDDTD; this is translated from the coding sequence TTGAAGGAGCTGGACGCTGAGGCCGTATCGACGATCGTCACGGCCGGCGCCGACATCGCACTCGTCCTGTCGCCCGACGGCGACATACTCGACATCGCTTATCGCGACAGCGAGCTGAAGGCCTGGGGGCTCGACGGCTGGGTCGGGAGGCACTGGCAGGATACCGTGACGATCGAGAGCCGCGAGAAACTGCGCGATCTCCTCAGCGACGCGGCGACGGTCCAGATTACACGCTCCCGTCAGGTCAACCATCCGGGTACGGGTACACGCGACCTCCCGGTTTCCTACCGTCTCGCCTCGATTCCCGGCAGCGGCGCCCGTCTGGCGCTCGGTTCGGACTCCCGCTCGATGGCGGACATGCAGCAGCGGCTGGTGCGCGCCCAGTTCGAGATGGAGCGCGACTACCGGCGCGTCCGCGACATCGAGGCGCGCTACCGGATCATCTTCCATCTCGCCTACGAGCCCCTGCTGGTCGTCGATTCGCAGAGCTTCAAGGTGATGGACGCCAACGAGGCGGCCGCCCGGCTGTTCGCGCGGCCGGCCAAGAAGCTGACCGGTTCGCCGGTAACCGCCGCCTTCGCGCGGACGGAACAGCAGGCCGTCTCCGAGGCGCTGTCGGCGATCGCGGCGCGCGGGCGCGAGGACGTCATCACGGCGCGGATCGCGACGCTGGACGAGCCCCTGTCGATCCGCGTCACCCCCTTTCGCGAGTTCGGGCGGACCAACCTGCTCGTCTGCTTCCTGGCCGACCGCGACCTCGAGGGCGGCGTCTCCTCGGTGTCGGCCATGCTGTCCCTCGCCGAGAGCCTGCCGGATGGCCTCGTCGTCGTCGACGGCGAGGGCCGGGTCCTCGAAGCCAACATGGCCTTCCTCGACATGATCCGGGTCGTCGGCTTCGACCGGATCGAGGGCAAGAGCGCCGATGCCTGGATCGGCGGTTCGGCCGTCGACCTGCAGGTTCTGATCGCCAATCTGCGCGAGCACGGCTCCGTCCGCCGCTTTTCAACCATGGTGCGCGACGACCTCGGCGGCACCGAGACCGTGGAAATCTCGGCCACCCGCGTCGCCGGGCACGACGGCCCGCGCTACGGCCTCTCCGTCCGGACCGCACCGCGCGGCGACGCGGTCCCCTCGCCGCTCGGCGCGATGAACGCCCAGTCGGCCGGCCAGCTCACCGAACTCGTCGGCCGCGTCCCGCTCAAGGATCTCGTGCGCGATACCGCCGACATCATCGAGAAGCTCTGCATCGAAGCCGCCCTCAAGCTCACCGACAACAACCGCGCCTCGGCCGCCGACATGCTCGGCCTGTCCCGCCAGAGCCTCTACATCAAGCTCCGCCGCTACGGCATTTCGGACGTCGAAGACGATACGGATTGA
- the chlG gene encoding chlorophyll synthase ChlG: protein MASPIFIAAVAVRTPTPGAVLELLKPITWFAPMWAYGCGLVSVGGATVDRWPYALAGILLAGPLVCGTSQAINDWFDREVDAINEPDRVIPSGRMPGRWGLAVAVAGTLLSLLVAAILGLVVFLAALVGLALAWAYSAPPFRLKRNGWMGNSAVGLCYEGLPWFTAAAAVAGGFPAWPVVAMALLYSIGAHGIMTLNDFKAVGGDRVSGIDSLPVLLGESLAARVACAVMAAPQLVVIGLLFSWGFPWHAGAVALLLLLQAACMLRLLSDPQRHAAWYNATGTTFYVLGMLAAAFALQAMG, encoded by the coding sequence ATGGCCTCACCGATCTTCATCGCAGCCGTCGCCGTCCGGACGCCCACGCCGGGCGCGGTGCTCGAACTGCTGAAGCCGATCACCTGGTTCGCTCCGATGTGGGCCTACGGCTGCGGTCTGGTTTCCGTCGGAGGCGCGACCGTCGACCGCTGGCCCTATGCGCTGGCCGGCATCCTCCTCGCCGGTCCCCTCGTCTGCGGCACGAGCCAGGCCATCAACGACTGGTTCGACCGCGAGGTCGACGCCATCAACGAACCGGACCGGGTCATCCCCTCCGGCCGGATGCCCGGCCGCTGGGGTCTCGCCGTCGCGGTGGCGGGCACGCTGCTTTCGCTCCTGGTCGCCGCGATCCTCGGTCTCGTCGTGTTCCTCGCCGCTCTGGTCGGGCTCGCGCTCGCCTGGGCCTACAGCGCGCCGCCCTTCCGGCTGAAGCGCAACGGCTGGATGGGCAATTCCGCCGTCGGGCTCTGCTACGAAGGCCTGCCCTGGTTCACCGCGGCCGCCGCCGTCGCCGGCGGCTTTCCGGCCTGGCCCGTGGTGGCCATGGCGCTGCTCTACAGCATCGGCGCGCACGGCATCATGACGCTCAACGACTTCAAGGCGGTCGGTGGCGACCGCGTCTCGGGCATCGACAGCCTGCCGGTGCTGCTCGGCGAGAGCCTCGCCGCGCGCGTCGCCTGCGCCGTCATGGCCGCCCCGCAGCTGGTGGTGATCGGCCTCCTCTTCTCCTGGGGCTTCCCCTGGCACGCCGGCGCGGTCGCCCTGCTCCTCCTGCTCCAGGCGGCCTGCATGCTGCGGCTGCTGTCCGATCCGCAGCGCCATGCCGCCTGGTACAACGCCACCGGCACGACCTTCTACGTGCTCGGCATGCTGGCTGCCGCCTTCGCACTCCAGGCCATGGGATGA
- a CDS encoding MFS transporter: protein MHATLGWIGIVRLGLVQTALGAIVVLTTATLNRVMVVELALAATIPGALVGLHYAVQILRPVWGHRSDRGRRRTPWILGGMATLGLGGVLAALSVALMADRFALGMTLAILAFLLVGIGVGAAGTSLLALLASAVAPARRPAAATIVWLMMILGMAVTAVLAGGLLDPYSPLRLVAVTGAVAGLAFLLACAALLRVESRLARPAVVAAEPLAPGFRVSLADAWADPQARLFTVFVFVSMLAYSAQDLILEPFAGLVFAMTPGETTTLAGMQHGGVFLGMVFTGIVGTWLSTRHPGVLRAFTVAGCFGSALMIGGLVLAAAAPEGWPLLANVVALGVANGVFAVAAIGSMMALAGSAGPRRSGMRMGLWGAAQAIAFGLGGLAGTVAVDLLRLVTDDAASAYGAVFALEGVAFVAAAVIALRLAGARPSPSPAMVPAE from the coding sequence ATGCACGCGACACTCGGCTGGATCGGCATCGTCAGGCTGGGCCTCGTCCAGACCGCGCTCGGCGCGATCGTGGTGCTCACCACGGCCACCCTCAACCGCGTCATGGTGGTGGAACTGGCACTCGCCGCCACCATCCCGGGCGCCCTCGTCGGCCTGCACTATGCGGTCCAGATCCTGCGGCCCGTCTGGGGCCATCGATCCGACCGCGGCCGCCGGCGCACGCCCTGGATTCTCGGCGGCATGGCGACGCTGGGGCTCGGCGGCGTGCTGGCCGCCCTCTCGGTCGCTCTGATGGCGGACCGCTTCGCCCTCGGCATGACGCTCGCCATCCTGGCCTTCCTCCTGGTCGGCATCGGCGTCGGCGCAGCGGGCACGTCGCTGCTCGCGCTGCTCGCGAGCGCCGTCGCCCCGGCCCGCCGTCCGGCGGCAGCCACCATCGTCTGGCTGATGATGATCCTCGGCATGGCCGTCACCGCGGTCCTGGCCGGCGGGCTCCTCGATCCCTATTCGCCCCTGCGGCTCGTCGCCGTCACCGGGGCCGTCGCCGGGCTCGCCTTCCTGCTCGCCTGCGCGGCGCTCCTCCGCGTCGAGAGCCGCCTCGCCCGCCCGGCGGTCGTCGCCGCCGAGCCTCTGGCGCCGGGCTTCCGTGTCAGCCTCGCGGACGCCTGGGCCGACCCGCAGGCGAGGCTGTTCACCGTCTTCGTCTTCGTCTCCATGCTCGCCTACAGTGCTCAGGACCTGATCCTCGAGCCCTTCGCCGGGCTCGTCTTCGCCATGACGCCCGGCGAGACGACGACGCTCGCCGGAATGCAGCATGGCGGCGTCTTCCTGGGCATGGTCTTCACCGGTATCGTCGGTACGTGGCTGTCGACCCGCCATCCGGGCGTGCTGCGGGCGTTCACGGTCGCCGGCTGCTTCGGTTCCGCGCTCATGATCGGCGGGCTCGTTCTCGCCGCCGCGGCACCGGAAGGCTGGCCACTGCTCGCCAACGTGGTCGCGCTCGGCGTTGCGAACGGCGTCTTCGCCGTCGCCGCCATCGGCTCCATGATGGCGCTCGCCGGCTCGGCCGGTCCCCGCCGCAGCGGCATGCGCATGGGCCTCTGGGGTGCCGCGCAGGCCATCGCCTTCGGCCTCGGCGGTCTCGCCGGCACCGTGGCGGTCGATCTCCTACGCCTCGTCACCGACGATGCCGCCTCCGCCTATGGCGCGGTCTTCGCGCTCGAAGGCGTTGCTTTCGTCGCGGCTGCCGTCATCGCCCTGCGCCTCGCCGGCGCGCGGCCCTCCCCCTCTCCCGCCATGGTGCCTGCCGAATGA
- a CDS encoding geranylgeranyl diphosphate reductase — protein sequence MSAEARPFDYDVVVVGGGPAGATAAADLARAGRRTLLVDRADRIKPCGGAIPPRLLADFDVPESQLTARIAAADIVAPSGRRVDMRVQGGYVGMVDRDRFDPWLRARAQAAGATLAIGRFTEIENDPAGGAVVRLKPAQGGATQSIRARLVIGADGANSLVRKAAFGPDRRPPYVFAYHEIVRSPAATTAGFDPAACQVHYDARVSPDFYGWVFPHGEATSIGVGSAVKGFDLKAATRMLREASGLADAETIRCEGAPLPLKPLSRWDDGRAVLLAGDAAGIVAPASGEGIWYAMTAGRLAAEAGNDFLRTGDARALATARRRFMADHGRVFMVLGFMQSFWYRSDKRRERFVAICADPDVQRLTWTSYLDKRLQRSDPLAHLRVFVKDLGQMVRLAFQGT from the coding sequence ATGAGCGCCGAAGCCCGCCCTTTCGATTATGACGTCGTCGTGGTCGGCGGCGGCCCTGCCGGCGCGACCGCCGCGGCGGACCTGGCGCGCGCCGGACGGCGCACGCTGCTCGTCGACCGCGCCGATCGCATCAAGCCCTGCGGCGGCGCCATCCCGCCGCGCCTGCTCGCCGATTTCGACGTGCCCGAGAGCCAGCTCACCGCCCGCATCGCCGCCGCCGACATCGTCGCGCCTTCCGGCCGGCGCGTCGACATGCGGGTCCAGGGCGGCTATGTCGGCATGGTCGACCGCGACCGCTTCGACCCCTGGCTGCGCGCGCGCGCGCAGGCCGCCGGTGCCACGCTCGCCATCGGCCGCTTCACCGAGATCGAGAACGATCCGGCCGGCGGCGCGGTCGTGCGGCTGAAGCCGGCCCAGGGCGGCGCCACGCAGAGCATCCGCGCGCGGCTCGTCATCGGCGCCGACGGCGCCAACTCGCTCGTCCGGAAGGCCGCCTTCGGCCCCGATCGCCGGCCGCCCTACGTCTTCGCCTATCACGAGATCGTCCGCTCGCCGGCCGCCACGACCGCCGGCTTCGATCCGGCCGCGTGCCAGGTCCACTACGACGCCCGCGTCTCGCCCGACTTCTACGGCTGGGTCTTCCCGCATGGCGAAGCCACCAGCATCGGCGTGGGCTCCGCCGTCAAGGGCTTCGACCTCAAGGCTGCGACCCGCATGCTGCGCGAAGCCTCCGGCCTCGCCGATGCAGAGACGATCCGCTGCGAGGGTGCGCCCCTGCCGCTGAAGCCGCTGTCGCGCTGGGACGATGGTCGCGCCGTGCTGCTCGCCGGCGACGCGGCCGGCATCGTCGCGCCTGCCTCGGGCGAGGGCATCTGGTACGCCATGACGGCAGGGCGGCTGGCCGCCGAGGCCGGCAACGATTTCCTGCGCACCGGCGACGCCCGCGCGCTCGCCACGGCGCGCAGGCGCTTCATGGCCGATCACGGCCGCGTCTTCATGGTCCTCGGCTTCATGCAGTCCTTCTGGTACCGCAGCGACAAGCGGCGCGAGCGCTTCGTCGCGATCTGCGCCGACCCCGACGTGCAGCGGCTGACCTGGACCTCCTATCTCGACAAGCGCCTGCAGCGCAGCGACCCGCTCGCCCATCTGCGGGTCTTCGTGAAGGATCTCGGCCAGATGGTGCGCCTCGCCTTCCAGGGTACGTGA
- a CDS encoding fumarylacetoacetate hydrolase family protein — translation MLIARYRIGTAIHYGVLEDDRLHRLAGSPFAAVERAGITDSLADAALLAPVEAPRIFGVGLNYVAHIEESGAKTPVRPLFFMKPSTTVVGPGAPIVYPREARNVHFEAELAVVIGRSGRRIAPEAAPDHVLGYTCANDVSERVIQKEEMDQGALLVGKGFDSFCPLGPVIATGLDPRSLRLGARVNGIERQSSSTADLLFGVAELVSYLSSAITLQPGDVIITGTPSGVGPVTPGDSVDIWVEGVGTLTNPVVAE, via the coding sequence ATGCTCATCGCGCGATACCGGATCGGCACGGCCATCCACTACGGGGTGCTCGAGGACGATCGGCTGCACCGGCTGGCCGGCTCGCCCTTTGCGGCAGTGGAGCGGGCCGGCATCACCGACAGCCTCGCCGACGCCGCGCTGCTGGCTCCGGTCGAGGCACCGCGGATTTTCGGCGTCGGGCTCAACTACGTGGCCCATATCGAGGAATCGGGGGCGAAGACCCCGGTGCGGCCGCTGTTCTTCATGAAGCCGTCGACCACGGTGGTCGGACCGGGGGCGCCGATCGTCTATCCCCGCGAGGCCCGCAACGTGCATTTCGAGGCCGAGCTCGCGGTGGTCATCGGCCGGTCGGGCCGTCGTATTGCGCCGGAGGCCGCACCCGACCACGTGCTCGGCTATACCTGCGCCAACGACGTCTCCGAACGGGTGATCCAGAAGGAGGAGATGGACCAGGGCGCGCTGCTGGTCGGCAAGGGCTTCGACAGCTTCTGTCCGCTCGGCCCGGTGATCGCGACGGGGCTCGATCCGCGCAGCCTTCGGCTGGGCGCCCGCGTGAACGGGATCGAGCGTCAGTCGAGTTCCACGGCCGACCTGCTGTTCGGCGTCGCGGAACTCGTCTCCTATCTCAGTTCGGCGATCACGCTCCAGCCCGGCGACGTCATCATCACCGGAACGCCGTCCGGTGTCGGACCGGTGACGCCGGGCGACAGCGTCGATATCTGGGTCGAGGGCGTCGGCACGCTGACGAACCCGGTGGTCGCGGAGTAA
- a CDS encoding DUF6807 family protein gives MAAFTLDSDAIVLPPGAWAKTHRLRLRRHGAGVLALTQGPFRPYLHPLSTPAGYCVTAEAPADHPHHSGLWIGADHVHAQVPAAHGMIEEYTYNFYVDEIFQGRAPGRIVGTEHSGEALDDDRFRIVQRLCWRGPREWAAPQGRLVAVETRTITVEAGDRRHRIDLASRLECGEFALKLGPTRHAWFNVRVAESMIVGNGGAVTDDKGRSGGGAVSGAGARWIDFTGPVGGGAVAGVSVIPHPGAGRAPFWFVADWGVVTVGPFREEPLVLDRGEGFDSRCTVLLHDGPADRDEIERIAASGGTG, from the coding sequence ATGGCGGCGTTCACGCTGGACTCCGATGCGATCGTCCTGCCGCCGGGCGCCTGGGCGAAGACTCATCGGCTTCGGCTGCGCCGTCATGGCGCCGGCGTGCTGGCGCTGACGCAGGGACCCTTCCGGCCCTATCTGCACCCGCTGTCGACGCCCGCCGGCTATTGTGTGACGGCCGAAGCGCCCGCCGACCACCCGCACCACAGCGGTCTCTGGATCGGTGCCGACCATGTGCATGCGCAGGTGCCGGCCGCGCACGGCATGATCGAGGAGTACACCTACAATTTCTACGTCGACGAGATCTTCCAGGGGCGCGCGCCGGGGCGGATCGTCGGGACCGAACACAGCGGCGAGGCCCTCGACGACGACCGGTTCCGCATCGTGCAGCGGCTCTGCTGGCGCGGGCCGCGGGAATGGGCGGCTCCGCAGGGCCGGCTGGTGGCCGTCGAGACGCGGACGATCACGGTCGAGGCCGGGGACAGGCGACACCGAATCGATCTGGCCTCCCGGCTCGAATGCGGCGAATTCGCGCTGAAGCTCGGTCCCACCCGCCACGCCTGGTTCAACGTGCGCGTCGCCGAATCGATGATCGTCGGCAATGGCGGCGCCGTGACCGACGACAAGGGGCGCAGCGGCGGCGGGGCGGTGAGCGGGGCAGGCGCGCGCTGGATCGATTTCACCGGCCCCGTCGGCGGCGGCGCGGTGGCCGGCGTCAGCGTGATCCCGCATCCGGGCGCGGGCCGCGCGCCCTTCTGGTTCGTGGCGGACTGGGGCGTCGTCACCGTCGGGCCGTTCCGCGAAGAGCCACTCGTTCTCGACCGCGGTGAAGGTTTCGACAGTCGGTGCACGGTGCTTCTGCACGACGGTCCCGCCGACCGCGACGAGATCGAACGCATCGCCGCATCGGGAGGAACAGGTTGA
- a CDS encoding GntR family transcriptional regulator, with protein MDIALRAREPIAPQLFSALRQGIVELRLRPGEALSENDVAARFGVSRQPVREAFIKLSEAGLVEIRPSRGTYVMKISARELANARFVREAIECDIASNAGRLAGPEHVVTLRRHLDRQRVAAAHNDYRSFNDLDEAFHRAIADIVDCDYAWRIVESARVQTDRVRFLSLPDASPMPLLIRQHEAIVERLAANDPDGTEAAMRRHLREILVALPQIAAAHPDLFADTDLPAHSAGLAPVD; from the coding sequence ATGGACATCGCGCTGCGCGCCCGGGAGCCCATCGCGCCCCAGCTCTTCTCAGCCCTGCGGCAAGGGATCGTGGAGTTGCGCCTGCGGCCCGGGGAAGCCCTGTCGGAAAACGACGTCGCCGCCCGGTTCGGCGTGAGCCGGCAGCCGGTGCGCGAGGCCTTCATCAAGCTGTCCGAAGCCGGGCTCGTTGAGATCCGGCCGAGCCGCGGCACCTACGTCATGAAGATCTCGGCGCGCGAACTCGCCAATGCGCGGTTCGTGCGCGAGGCGATCGAGTGCGACATCGCCAGCAACGCCGGACGGCTTGCCGGACCAGAGCATGTCGTGACACTGCGCAGGCACCTCGACCGGCAGCGCGTCGCGGCCGCACACAACGACTACCGCAGCTTCAACGACCTCGACGAGGCCTTCCACCGCGCCATCGCCGACATCGTCGACTGCGACTATGCCTGGCGGATCGTCGAGAGCGCGCGGGTGCAGACCGACCGCGTGCGCTTCCTCAGCCTCCCGGACGCCTCGCCGATGCCGCTGCTCATCCGCCAGCACGAGGCGATCGTGGAACGCCTGGCCGCCAATGATCCGGACGGGACCGAAGCGGCGATGCGCCGGCACCTGCGCGAGATCCTGGTGGCACTGCCGCAGATCGCCGCCGCCCATCCCGACCTGTTCGCCGACACCGACCTGCCGGCCCACTCCGCCGGTCTTGCTCCGGTGGACTGA